One window from the genome of Echinicola vietnamensis DSM 17526 encodes:
- a CDS encoding PLDc N-terminal domain-containing protein, with product MGKLGIIGTIIYILTIVDVVRSKFHTDTDKVIWVLIVILLPLVGSILWFLIGRGKAVL from the coding sequence ATCATCGGTACCATTATCTACATTTTGACGATCGTAGATGTGGTCAGAAGTAAATTTCACACTGATACAGATAAAGTGATCTGGGTACTGATCGTGATACTGCTTCCCTTAGTGGGAAGTATTTTATGGTTTTTGATCGGTAGGGGGAAGGCGGTGCTTTAA